In Colwellia sp. PAMC 20917, a single genomic region encodes these proteins:
- a CDS encoding TetR/AcrR family transcriptional regulator, with translation MLTKIIRQNNMFSTKESPTVKRRSKGEQTRLLILQSAIEVLAKNGIKGTTHRAIASHANIQLSLTTYYFKDIQELVHQAFTLCSSQITTKTSLAWQPAVELLANVNKTSLRKISEKENLRNKLAIMATQYLVKRIIDSPVELAVQQLLFTEVRVNRKLAPLAEIHRAASLKPIIKLCEFFNAHDPHIDADIIATVFTQIEYRNINVPVEQLDTDNIQAIVSRVIGYAMNLKSLALTS, from the coding sequence ATGTTAACTAAAATTATACGACAAAATAATATGTTTTCGACTAAGGAAAGCCCCACTGTAAAAAGACGGAGCAAAGGTGAACAAACACGTTTACTGATATTACAATCAGCCATTGAAGTATTAGCAAAAAATGGAATAAAAGGCACGACTCATCGAGCCATCGCTAGTCATGCTAATATTCAACTCTCTCTTACCACCTATTATTTTAAAGATATACAAGAGTTAGTTCATCAAGCATTTACCTTGTGTTCTTCACAAATCACCACAAAAACAAGCTTAGCTTGGCAGCCTGCCGTTGAACTACTCGCCAATGTAAATAAAACAAGTTTACGTAAAATAAGTGAAAAAGAAAATTTACGTAATAAACTTGCCATAATGGCGACCCAATACTTAGTAAAAAGAATAATAGACTCACCCGTAGAGCTCGCTGTTCAACAATTACTCTTTACCGAAGTACGCGTAAACCGTAAATTAGCCCCTTTAGCTGAGATACACCGTGCGGCCTCGTTAAAACCCATTATTAAGTTATGCGAATTTTTTAATGCTCATGACCCACATATCGATGCTGATATTATTGCGACGGTCTTTACACAAATAGAATACCGCAATATCAATGTGCCTGTTGAGCAATTAGATACCGATAACATTCAAGCCATCGTTAGCCGAGTCATTGGTTATGCGATGAACTTAAAAAGTTTAGCACTTACCTCTTAA
- a CDS encoding aldehyde dehydrogenase family protein, with product MPYQALLTKHSQYFDTNVTRDISWRKQQLQAIKKLVIENEKDILQALQDDLAKPTLEAWITEISYITSDVDHTCKHLNKWAKPRGVSTPIVVQPGKSFIKPEPQGTVLIIGAWNYPLQLVLAPLIAVIAAGNCAIIKPSELAPAISALIGQLIPKYLDNNAVSVVEGGVTETTALLTLNFDHIMYTGNGQVARIVMAAAAKHLTPVTLELGGKSPVYVDESADLTITAQRIAWGKWMNAGQTCIAPDYLLVKENLVEPLTLALKAQITAMFGENPKNSDSYGRIINQRHCQRIADYFNDGKILVGGESDIESCYIAPTIIINPALDSPLMTEEIFGAILPIVTIENFDQAKSFVKQREKPLSAYIFSRNNEQVAQWVNEISSGSQCINDVIMFNAVPDLPFGGTGPSGIGQYSGKAGFDNFSHLKSVLKRPFIKDIPVRFAPYSKWKLKFLRFIR from the coding sequence ATGCCATACCAAGCATTACTCACAAAACACAGTCAGTATTTTGATACTAATGTCACTCGAGATATTTCATGGCGTAAACAGCAACTACAAGCCATAAAAAAACTTGTTATTGAAAACGAAAAAGATATTTTACAGGCTTTACAAGATGACCTTGCAAAACCGACTCTAGAAGCTTGGATCACTGAAATATCATACATAACCAGTGATGTTGACCACACGTGCAAACACCTCAATAAATGGGCTAAACCAAGGGGCGTTAGTACCCCCATAGTGGTACAACCGGGGAAATCATTTATTAAACCCGAGCCACAAGGCACTGTATTAATTATTGGCGCGTGGAATTATCCTTTACAATTAGTATTGGCCCCTTTAATTGCCGTTATTGCTGCCGGTAATTGTGCCATCATCAAGCCTTCAGAGCTTGCTCCTGCTATTTCTGCACTTATTGGCCAACTTATTCCTAAGTATTTAGATAATAACGCCGTTAGTGTGGTTGAAGGCGGTGTTACAGAAACAACCGCATTACTTACCTTAAACTTTGATCACATTATGTATACTGGCAATGGTCAAGTCGCTCGTATTGTCATGGCCGCAGCAGCAAAGCACTTAACGCCGGTGACATTAGAGCTTGGCGGCAAAAGTCCTGTTTACGTCGATGAAAGTGCCGATTTAACAATAACAGCACAGCGTATTGCTTGGGGCAAGTGGATGAATGCAGGGCAAACCTGTATAGCGCCTGACTATTTATTAGTAAAAGAAAACCTAGTTGAGCCATTAACACTAGCGTTGAAAGCTCAAATAACCGCTATGTTTGGTGAAAACCCAAAAAATAGTGATAGCTATGGCCGTATAATTAACCAACGTCATTGTCAGCGTATAGCCGATTATTTTAATGATGGTAAAATTTTGGTTGGCGGTGAAAGCGATATTGAAAGCTGCTATATCGCGCCAACTATTATCATTAATCCTGCTTTAGATAGTCCTTTAATGACAGAAGAGATTTTTGGCGCCATTTTACCTATTGTCACTATTGAAAATTTTGATCAAGCAAAATCATTTGTCAAACAAAGAGAAAAACCACTTTCTGCTTATATCTTTAGCCGTAACAACGAGCAAGTAGCACAATGGGTAAATGAAATAAGTTCGGGGAGTCAATGTATTAACGATGTCATCATGTTTAATGCTGTACCTGATTTACCTTTTGGTGGCACTGGCCCTAGCGGTATTGGCCAATATAGTGGCAAAGCCGGTTTTGATAATTTTAGTCATCTAAAGTCAGTACTCAAACGCCCTTTTATTAAAGATATCCCGGTACGCTTCGCACCTTATTCAAAATGGAAACTTAAATTCTTACGTTTCATCCGATAA
- a CDS encoding IS1182 family transposase: MSRHIKGLSRSQATLFPEMLEDFVAKENPVRVIDVFVDGLDLENLGFKGVQSKATGRPGYHPAILLKIYIYGYLNRIQSSRCLERETQRNVELMWLTERLSPDFKTIADFRKDNHSGIKNTCKTFVQMCHKFNMFSEATVAIDGSKFKASNNKDKNYTPSKMKSHIERVEKHINNYFLKLEQSDSQENTSQYIANIESKLDFLKQHLVELKEMELAVNNHPDKQVSTVDPDSRLMKTQGMTRAICYNIQSAVDTKHHLIVAHEVTNTTDRGQLCNMTKLTLKALGKSVTTILADKGYYSRQDIKDTQDLGVSTLVPKTDTSGSEKKGIFNKSLFEYNQDNDVYICPAGNELQHRFNAIEGGLDIKIYFNGMACKNCTIRSQCTRSKKDPRRMRRWIHEADMEKMEALLKATPDAMLQRKQTVEHPFGTIKLWAGATHLLTRGFKNVSTELNLHVLAYNLKRMLNIFGIEKLMKEVMLP, encoded by the coding sequence ATGTCACGTCATATTAAAGGTTTATCTCGCTCCCAAGCAACCCTCTTTCCAGAAATGCTTGAAGATTTTGTCGCTAAAGAAAATCCTGTTAGAGTAATTGATGTATTTGTCGATGGTTTAGATTTAGAAAACCTTGGTTTCAAAGGTGTTCAATCTAAAGCAACTGGCCGACCTGGTTATCACCCCGCCATATTACTCAAAATTTATATCTATGGTTATTTAAACCGAATTCAGTCATCACGCTGTCTAGAGCGAGAAACACAACGTAATGTTGAACTTATGTGGCTCACGGAGCGTTTATCCCCAGACTTTAAAACGATTGCTGACTTTAGAAAAGATAACCACAGTGGAATTAAAAACACCTGTAAAACCTTCGTTCAAATGTGCCATAAATTCAATATGTTTAGTGAAGCGACTGTTGCTATAGATGGTAGTAAGTTTAAGGCATCCAACAACAAAGATAAAAACTACACTCCAAGTAAAATGAAGTCTCATATTGAGCGAGTAGAAAAGCATATTAATAATTATTTTTTGAAGCTTGAACAGTCAGATTCACAAGAGAACACATCACAATACATTGCTAATATTGAATCTAAATTAGATTTCTTAAAACAACACCTCGTTGAACTAAAAGAGATGGAATTAGCCGTCAATAATCATCCTGATAAACAAGTATCAACAGTCGATCCTGATTCTCGCTTGATGAAAACACAGGGCATGACACGAGCGATTTGCTATAACATACAAAGCGCTGTCGATACTAAACATCATTTAATTGTTGCTCACGAAGTCACCAATACAACAGATAGGGGGCAGTTGTGCAATATGACCAAACTGACACTTAAAGCGTTAGGGAAAAGTGTTACAACAATATTGGCAGATAAGGGTTATTACAGCCGACAAGATATTAAAGATACTCAAGATTTAGGTGTATCGACGCTTGTACCAAAAACCGATACATCAGGCTCAGAAAAGAAGGGAATTTTTAACAAGTCACTGTTTGAATATAATCAAGATAATGATGTTTATATTTGCCCTGCGGGCAATGAGCTTCAACATCGATTCAATGCGATAGAAGGAGGGTTAGATATCAAAATTTACTTCAATGGTATGGCTTGTAAAAATTGCACTATCCGAAGCCAATGTACCCGTTCTAAAAAAGACCCAAGAAGAATGAGACGTTGGATCCATGAAGCTGATATGGAAAAAATGGAAGCCTTGCTCAAAGCAACGCCTGATGCGATGCTTCAACGAAAACAAACGGTTGAACATCCCTTTGGTACGATTAAGTTGTGGGCAGGAGCCACGCACCTTTTAACAAGAGGGTTTAAAAATGTCAGTACAGAATTGAACCTGCATGTATTGGCGTATAATTTAAAAAGAATGCTCAATATATTTGGAATAGAAAAGTTGATGAAGGAAGTGATGTTGCCGTAA
- a CDS encoding chemotaxis protein CheB — protein sequence MPIKMIFIGTSLGGLKALGQLFSQLPDNFSIPIAVVIHRSSIEFDYLVESLQKHTSLTVHEALDKQPIKHSTVTIAPADYHLLVEDAHFALSTDFAIEHARPSIDVLMESGADNYGEQALGIILTGGGHDGVQGLKAIKDRGGRVLVQSPSSCEDSTLPQAVIQAGIAIKGYSIKELAHEMVTSVSVN from the coding sequence ATGCCAATAAAAATGATTTTTATTGGCACAAGTTTAGGCGGCTTAAAAGCTTTAGGTCAGCTTTTTTCGCAACTACCTGATAATTTTTCGATACCCATTGCTGTTGTTATTCACCGATCATCTATTGAATTTGACTACCTAGTTGAGAGCCTTCAAAAACATACGTCATTGACCGTACATGAAGCATTAGATAAACAACCGATCAAACATTCAACCGTGACTATTGCTCCAGCAGATTATCATTTACTCGTAGAAGACGCGCATTTTGCACTATCAACAGATTTTGCAATTGAACATGCTCGCCCTTCTATTGATGTGCTTATGGAGTCAGGTGCTGATAACTATGGGGAGCAGGCATTAGGTATTATATTGACGGGGGGAGGTCATGACGGCGTACAAGGCTTGAAGGCGATTAAAGACAGGGGTGGACGTGTTTTAGTGCAAAGCCCTAGTAGTTGCGAAGACTCAACATTACCTCAGGCTGTGATACAAGCTGGGATAGCCATAAAGGGCTACTCAATTAAAGAACTCGCCCATGAAATGGTAACTTCAGTTAGCGTAAATTAA
- a CDS encoding CheR family methyltransferase, producing the protein MTDDKSLSAAQLTTKQARLALLEEIEIDLLCEGVYRYYGFDFRQYARASLKRRIRNLVNLESLPSISALQERILYDRLMMERFLLNLSINVTAMFRDPKMYQVFRKKVIPLLHTYPSVRVWHAGCSSGEEPLSMSILLEEEGLTKRSKIYATDFNESIIKKAKAGIFPLSVMQEYTDNYQKAGGLKSFSEYYSAQQDSVILATHLRESIVYSRHNLTIDGSFNEFNVIMCRNVMIYFNEALRDRVLLLLHNSLCRFGILILGNKETLQFTPLEHKYKELDGPNRIYQRID; encoded by the coding sequence GTGACAGATGATAAATCTTTAAGCGCTGCTCAGTTAACGACTAAGCAAGCGCGGCTTGCCCTCTTGGAGGAGATAGAAATTGATCTGCTCTGTGAGGGGGTTTATCGCTATTACGGTTTTGATTTTCGACAATACGCTCGTGCATCTTTAAAACGCCGCATTAGAAACTTGGTTAATTTAGAAAGCTTACCGTCGATTAGCGCACTGCAAGAAAGAATATTATATGATCGACTGATGATGGAGCGCTTCCTGCTTAACCTGTCTATCAATGTAACTGCGATGTTTCGCGATCCTAAGATGTATCAAGTATTCAGGAAAAAAGTGATCCCTTTACTTCATACCTATCCTAGTGTTCGTGTTTGGCATGCAGGCTGTTCTTCAGGCGAAGAGCCGCTTTCAATGAGTATTTTGTTGGAAGAAGAAGGGCTAACGAAACGCAGTAAAATTTATGCTACTGATTTCAATGAATCCATTATTAAAAAAGCTAAAGCGGGTATTTTTCCATTAAGTGTTATGCAAGAGTACACTGATAATTATCAAAAGGCAGGTGGTTTAAAGTCTTTCTCTGAGTACTATAGCGCTCAGCAAGATAGCGTTATTTTGGCGACTCATCTACGTGAATCTATTGTCTATTCAAGGCATAACCTTACAATTGATGGTTCATTTAACGAGTTCAACGTGATTATGTGCCGTAATGTGATGATTTATTTTAATGAAGCGCTACGTGATAGAGTACTTCTTTTATTACATAACAGTTTATGCCGTTTTGGGATTTTAATTTTAGGCAATAAAGAAACCTTACAATTTACGCCATTAGAACATAAATATAAAGAGTTAGACGGGCCTAACAGAATTTATCAAAGGATAGATTAA